One Astyanax mexicanus isolate ESR-SI-001 chromosome 3, AstMex3_surface, whole genome shotgun sequence genomic region harbors:
- the ripor2 gene encoding rho family-interacting cell polarization regulator 2 isoform X2: MDLPRRLHWIRNQPWRARARHRQFNRVSSRFPEIMAAGTHSPGGPNGIIRSQSFAGFSTLQERRSRCNSFMGNSAVQKKPTSKPKKPHLSGHKSSSSSSHEPQPKRVEEVYGALKQGLDEYLEVHQVELDKLTSLMKDMKRNSRLGVLYDLDKQIKTIERYMRRLEFHISKVDELYEGFCIQRRLQEGASKMKQAFTASPSTKGTRDSLAEVNRRYKEYTENMSTFEWELENLLGEFHIKMKGLAGFARLCPGDQYEIFMRYGRQRWKLKGKIEANSRQSWDGEEMIFMPLITDLISIKVTELKGLATHVLVGSVICETKDLFTAMPQVVAVDVNDLGTIKLNLEVTWFPFDVEDLTLSSGNVSKATALQRRVSVYSQGTPETPTFQDTSFFSTLPDDVFENGGCGVAECKRLSFTFSDTSTSSPGPGQSNPEITVTPPETDPQLQLPPTEHQPAEEEGGEEEEESGSVSASLASASEADSERDWEGQGTGCGSLSSEGQLSAVGPEDVVFLEHGGPDEASELKPVELDGEEGSLTRQLVRRLTSSEILPEAGALSWAGEGSRAFLESSLEEAIQSLLLRLESLGQRCRELQDLEQEVMKLEDLLKCRGPAHRSRSSSLSLTVESALESFDFLNTSDFDDEDTGDDNAAVTRSVFFDMEAERIGPGQHPEARGHLSEALTEDTGVGNSVAGSPLPLTTGNENLDVAIVIHLQYCNHLIQLLTSGGSPWQHKDHLNKLSTQILLLEELTENSIERLGSISSAADVLPGLAERPSLLALWSECSGSAGLFHTTLDRVLKHMHHSFTAPLQETHPHSADSVIRLVVSEMVDRSDLASCPCPSPSSLAQDVLTVFQFHSYATQHNVTDMEQHLLNLAREAVFAERLTYGDSERSVEELQEISITCLQPRPQTLRALGGLLTSDDPELCKAASAFLSNAASHPPFRSKAVDCYTQALSEAGVHTQRAACAALSCLQAVESINAIVSLCDSADEELRHVAIETLLTFGEDGRLAYEQLDTVPREMVRLGTRRGNAVTTAF, from the exons GAGTGTCCTCCCGCTTCCCAGAGATCATGGCGGCCGGCACTCACTCTCCTGGAGGGCCCAATGGAATCATCCGTAGCCAGTCCTTCGCCGGCTTCAGCACCCTGCAGGAGAGACGCTCACG GTGTAACTCGTTCATGGGGAACTCAGCAGTGCAGAAGAAGCCCACCTCCAAGCCCAAGAAGCCCCATCTGTCTGGGCAcaagtccagcagcagcagctcacatGAACCACAGCCTAAAAGAGTGGAGGAGGTGTATGGAGCACTGAAACAGGGCCTGGA TGAGTATTTGGAAGTACACCAGGTGGAGTTGGACAAGCTCACCTCTCTCATGAAGGATATGAAGAGGAACTCCAGATTG GGAGTGTTGTACGATCTCGACAAG CAAATTAAGACCATTGAGAGATATATGCGACGGCTCGAGTTTCACATTAGCAAG GTTGATGAGCTGTATGAGGGGTTCTGCATTCAGAGGAGGCTGCAAGAAGGAGCCAGCAAGATGAAGCAAGCCTTCACTGCCTCACCATCAACGAAGGGCACAAGAGACAGCCTGGCTGAGGTCAACCGTCGCTATAAAGAATATACAGAG AACATGAGCACTTTCGAATGGGAGCTGGAAAACCTGTTGGGGGAATTTCATATCAAAATGAAAG gtttggctggctttgctagGCTTTGTCCAGGCGATCAGTATGAG ATTTTCATGAGGTACGGTCGGCAGCGGTGGAAGCTGAAAGGGAAGATCGAGGCTAACTCCAGGCAGAGTTGGGATGGAGAGGAGATGATCTTCATGCCGCTTATCACAGATCTCATCTCAATTAAG GTGACTGAGCTGAAGGGGCTTGCCACTCATGTCCTGGTGGGCAGTGTTATCTGTGAGACAAAGGACCTGTTTACTGCTATGCCTCAGGTTGTGGCTGTGGATGTCAATGACCTGGGCACCATCAAACTGAACCTGGAGGTGACCTGGTT TCCATTTGATGTGGAGGATCTTACCCTGTCCTCTGGTAATGTGAGCAAAGCTACGGCCCTGCAGAGGCGAGTATCTGTGTACAGTCAGGGCACCCCGGAAACGCCCACTTTCCAGGACACGTCCTTCTTT TCCACTCTGCCTGATGACGTTTTTGAGAATGGTGGCTGTGGGGTGGCCGAGTGCAAGCGGCTCTCCTTCACTTTCTCTGACACCTCCACCTCCAGCCCTGGCCCTGGTCAGTCAAACCCTGAGATCACAGTCACCCCCCCTGAGACAGACCCTCAACTACAGCTCCCTCCTACAGAACATCAGCCGGCAGAGGAAGAAGgaggcgaggaggaggaggagagcggcAGTGTGAGCGCAAGCCTGGCCAGTGCTAGTGAAGCAGACTCTGAGCGGGACTGGGAGGGCCAGGGGACTGGCTGTGGCTctctgtcctctgagggccagctGTCTGCCGTTGGGCCTGAGGACGTGGTGTTCCTGGAGCACGGAGGACCTGATGAAGCCTCAGAGCTGAAGCCGGTGGAGCTGGATGGGGAAGAGGGCAGTCTGACCAggcagctggtcaggaggctgACCTCATCTGAAATCTTACCCGAGGCTGGGGCTCTGAGCTGGGCAGGAGAGGGCAGCAGAGCTTTTCTCGAGAGCAGCCTGGAGGAGGCCATCCAGAGCCTGCTGCTGAGGCTAGAGAGCCTTGGCCAGCGCTGCAGGGAGCTGCAGGACCTCGAGCAGGAAGTGATGAAATTAGAGGACCTGCTGAAG tGCCGAGGGCCTGCTCACAGGAGCCGCTCGTCCAGCCTTAGCCTGACAGTGGAGAGTGCCCTGGAGAGCTTTGACTTCCTCAACACCTCTGATTTTGATGATGAGGACACTGGGGATGACAACGCCGCTGTCACACGCTCTGTGTTCTTTGATATGGAGGCGGAAAGGATTGG GCCTGGACAGCACCCAGAGGCCAGAGGGCACCTGAGTGAAGCCCTAACGGAGGACACAGGAGTGGGCAACAGTGTGGCTGGCAGCCCTCTGCCACTCACCACAGGGAACGAGAACCTGGATGTTGCCATCGTTATTCACCTGCAGTACTGCAACCACCTCATTCAG CTGTTGACCTCAGGAGGAAGCCCATGGCAGCACAAGGATCATCTGAACAAGCTCTCAACACAAATCCTCCTTCTGGAGGAGCTCACCGAGAACAGCATAGAGCGGCTGGGCAGCATCAGCTCCGCAGCAGATG TACTACCTGGACTGGCGGAGCGACCGTCGCTGTTGGCACTGTGGTCTGAGTGCAGTGGTTCTGCTGGCCTTTTCCACACTACACTAGACCGAGTGCTCAAACACATGCATCACAGCTTTACTGCACCACTGCAGGAGACGCACCCACACAGTGCAGACTCAG TAATCAGGCTGGTAGTAAGTGAGATGGTGGACAGAAGTGACCTGGCCTCCTGCCCTTGCCCCTCCCCCTCCTCTTTGGCCCAGGATGTGCTGACAGTGTTTCAGTTCCACAGCTACGCCACCCAGCACAACGTCACAGACATGGAACAACACCTTCTGAATCTGGCCAGAGAGG CTGTGTTTGCAGAGCGTCTGACTTACGGTGATTCAGAGCGCTCTGTAGAGGAGCTGCAAGAGATATCAATCACCTGCCTTCAGCCCCGCCCACAAACCCTGCGCGCCCTGGGCGGCCTGCTGACGTCTGATGACCCTGAGCTCTGCAAGGCCGCCTCTGCCTTCCTTTCTAATGCTGCCTCACATCCACCTTTCAGATCAAAG gcagTGGATTGCTACACTCAGGCCTTATCAGAAGCGGGGGTGCACACACAGAGAGCTGCTTGTGCTGCTCTGAGCTGCCTGCAG gctgtggaGAGCATTAATGCGATCGTGTCACTGTGTGACTCGGCCGACGAAGAGCTCCGCCATGTTGCCATAGAAACTCTGCTCACATTTG
- the ripor2 gene encoding rho family-interacting cell polarization regulator 2 isoform X1, which translates to MALCDITEDDLNELMREEAEDVFFDGVSSRFPEIMAAGTHSPGGPNGIIRSQSFAGFSTLQERRSRCNSFMGNSAVQKKPTSKPKKPHLSGHKSSSSSSHEPQPKRVEEVYGALKQGLDEYLEVHQVELDKLTSLMKDMKRNSRLGVLYDLDKQIKTIERYMRRLEFHISKVDELYEGFCIQRRLQEGASKMKQAFTASPSTKGTRDSLAEVNRRYKEYTENMSTFEWELENLLGEFHIKMKGLAGFARLCPGDQYEIFMRYGRQRWKLKGKIEANSRQSWDGEEMIFMPLITDLISIKVTELKGLATHVLVGSVICETKDLFTAMPQVVAVDVNDLGTIKLNLEVTWFPFDVEDLTLSSGNVSKATALQRRVSVYSQGTPETPTFQDTSFFSTLPDDVFENGGCGVAECKRLSFTFSDTSTSSPGPGQSNPEITVTPPETDPQLQLPPTEHQPAEEEGGEEEEESGSVSASLASASEADSERDWEGQGTGCGSLSSEGQLSAVGPEDVVFLEHGGPDEASELKPVELDGEEGSLTRQLVRRLTSSEILPEAGALSWAGEGSRAFLESSLEEAIQSLLLRLESLGQRCRELQDLEQEVMKLEDLLKCRGPAHRSRSSSLSLTVESALESFDFLNTSDFDDEDTGDDNAAVTRSVFFDMEAERIGPGQHPEARGHLSEALTEDTGVGNSVAGSPLPLTTGNENLDVAIVIHLQYCNHLIQLLTSGGSPWQHKDHLNKLSTQILLLEELTENSIERLGSISSAADVLPGLAERPSLLALWSECSGSAGLFHTTLDRVLKHMHHSFTAPLQETHPHSADSVIRLVVSEMVDRSDLASCPCPSPSSLAQDVLTVFQFHSYATQHNVTDMEQHLLNLAREAVFAERLTYGDSERSVEELQEISITCLQPRPQTLRALGGLLTSDDPELCKAASAFLSNAASHPPFRSKAVDCYTQALSEAGVHTQRAACAALSCLQAVESINAIVSLCDSADEELRHVAIETLLTFGEDGRLAYEQLDTVPREMVRLGTRRGNAVTTAF; encoded by the exons GAGTGTCCTCCCGCTTCCCAGAGATCATGGCGGCCGGCACTCACTCTCCTGGAGGGCCCAATGGAATCATCCGTAGCCAGTCCTTCGCCGGCTTCAGCACCCTGCAGGAGAGACGCTCACG GTGTAACTCGTTCATGGGGAACTCAGCAGTGCAGAAGAAGCCCACCTCCAAGCCCAAGAAGCCCCATCTGTCTGGGCAcaagtccagcagcagcagctcacatGAACCACAGCCTAAAAGAGTGGAGGAGGTGTATGGAGCACTGAAACAGGGCCTGGA TGAGTATTTGGAAGTACACCAGGTGGAGTTGGACAAGCTCACCTCTCTCATGAAGGATATGAAGAGGAACTCCAGATTG GGAGTGTTGTACGATCTCGACAAG CAAATTAAGACCATTGAGAGATATATGCGACGGCTCGAGTTTCACATTAGCAAG GTTGATGAGCTGTATGAGGGGTTCTGCATTCAGAGGAGGCTGCAAGAAGGAGCCAGCAAGATGAAGCAAGCCTTCACTGCCTCACCATCAACGAAGGGCACAAGAGACAGCCTGGCTGAGGTCAACCGTCGCTATAAAGAATATACAGAG AACATGAGCACTTTCGAATGGGAGCTGGAAAACCTGTTGGGGGAATTTCATATCAAAATGAAAG gtttggctggctttgctagGCTTTGTCCAGGCGATCAGTATGAG ATTTTCATGAGGTACGGTCGGCAGCGGTGGAAGCTGAAAGGGAAGATCGAGGCTAACTCCAGGCAGAGTTGGGATGGAGAGGAGATGATCTTCATGCCGCTTATCACAGATCTCATCTCAATTAAG GTGACTGAGCTGAAGGGGCTTGCCACTCATGTCCTGGTGGGCAGTGTTATCTGTGAGACAAAGGACCTGTTTACTGCTATGCCTCAGGTTGTGGCTGTGGATGTCAATGACCTGGGCACCATCAAACTGAACCTGGAGGTGACCTGGTT TCCATTTGATGTGGAGGATCTTACCCTGTCCTCTGGTAATGTGAGCAAAGCTACGGCCCTGCAGAGGCGAGTATCTGTGTACAGTCAGGGCACCCCGGAAACGCCCACTTTCCAGGACACGTCCTTCTTT TCCACTCTGCCTGATGACGTTTTTGAGAATGGTGGCTGTGGGGTGGCCGAGTGCAAGCGGCTCTCCTTCACTTTCTCTGACACCTCCACCTCCAGCCCTGGCCCTGGTCAGTCAAACCCTGAGATCACAGTCACCCCCCCTGAGACAGACCCTCAACTACAGCTCCCTCCTACAGAACATCAGCCGGCAGAGGAAGAAGgaggcgaggaggaggaggagagcggcAGTGTGAGCGCAAGCCTGGCCAGTGCTAGTGAAGCAGACTCTGAGCGGGACTGGGAGGGCCAGGGGACTGGCTGTGGCTctctgtcctctgagggccagctGTCTGCCGTTGGGCCTGAGGACGTGGTGTTCCTGGAGCACGGAGGACCTGATGAAGCCTCAGAGCTGAAGCCGGTGGAGCTGGATGGGGAAGAGGGCAGTCTGACCAggcagctggtcaggaggctgACCTCATCTGAAATCTTACCCGAGGCTGGGGCTCTGAGCTGGGCAGGAGAGGGCAGCAGAGCTTTTCTCGAGAGCAGCCTGGAGGAGGCCATCCAGAGCCTGCTGCTGAGGCTAGAGAGCCTTGGCCAGCGCTGCAGGGAGCTGCAGGACCTCGAGCAGGAAGTGATGAAATTAGAGGACCTGCTGAAG tGCCGAGGGCCTGCTCACAGGAGCCGCTCGTCCAGCCTTAGCCTGACAGTGGAGAGTGCCCTGGAGAGCTTTGACTTCCTCAACACCTCTGATTTTGATGATGAGGACACTGGGGATGACAACGCCGCTGTCACACGCTCTGTGTTCTTTGATATGGAGGCGGAAAGGATTGG GCCTGGACAGCACCCAGAGGCCAGAGGGCACCTGAGTGAAGCCCTAACGGAGGACACAGGAGTGGGCAACAGTGTGGCTGGCAGCCCTCTGCCACTCACCACAGGGAACGAGAACCTGGATGTTGCCATCGTTATTCACCTGCAGTACTGCAACCACCTCATTCAG CTGTTGACCTCAGGAGGAAGCCCATGGCAGCACAAGGATCATCTGAACAAGCTCTCAACACAAATCCTCCTTCTGGAGGAGCTCACCGAGAACAGCATAGAGCGGCTGGGCAGCATCAGCTCCGCAGCAGATG TACTACCTGGACTGGCGGAGCGACCGTCGCTGTTGGCACTGTGGTCTGAGTGCAGTGGTTCTGCTGGCCTTTTCCACACTACACTAGACCGAGTGCTCAAACACATGCATCACAGCTTTACTGCACCACTGCAGGAGACGCACCCACACAGTGCAGACTCAG TAATCAGGCTGGTAGTAAGTGAGATGGTGGACAGAAGTGACCTGGCCTCCTGCCCTTGCCCCTCCCCCTCCTCTTTGGCCCAGGATGTGCTGACAGTGTTTCAGTTCCACAGCTACGCCACCCAGCACAACGTCACAGACATGGAACAACACCTTCTGAATCTGGCCAGAGAGG CTGTGTTTGCAGAGCGTCTGACTTACGGTGATTCAGAGCGCTCTGTAGAGGAGCTGCAAGAGATATCAATCACCTGCCTTCAGCCCCGCCCACAAACCCTGCGCGCCCTGGGCGGCCTGCTGACGTCTGATGACCCTGAGCTCTGCAAGGCCGCCTCTGCCTTCCTTTCTAATGCTGCCTCACATCCACCTTTCAGATCAAAG gcagTGGATTGCTACACTCAGGCCTTATCAGAAGCGGGGGTGCACACACAGAGAGCTGCTTGTGCTGCTCTGAGCTGCCTGCAG gctgtggaGAGCATTAATGCGATCGTGTCACTGTGTGACTCGGCCGACGAAGAGCTCCGCCATGTTGCCATAGAAACTCTGCTCACATTTG
- the ripor2 gene encoding rho family-interacting cell polarization regulator 2 isoform X3 — protein MAAGTHSPGGPNGIIRSQSFAGFSTLQERRSRCNSFMGNSAVQKKPTSKPKKPHLSGHKSSSSSSHEPQPKRVEEVYGALKQGLDEYLEVHQVELDKLTSLMKDMKRNSRLGVLYDLDKQIKTIERYMRRLEFHISKVDELYEGFCIQRRLQEGASKMKQAFTASPSTKGTRDSLAEVNRRYKEYTENMSTFEWELENLLGEFHIKMKGLAGFARLCPGDQYEIFMRYGRQRWKLKGKIEANSRQSWDGEEMIFMPLITDLISIKVTELKGLATHVLVGSVICETKDLFTAMPQVVAVDVNDLGTIKLNLEVTWFPFDVEDLTLSSGNVSKATALQRRVSVYSQGTPETPTFQDTSFFSTLPDDVFENGGCGVAECKRLSFTFSDTSTSSPGPGQSNPEITVTPPETDPQLQLPPTEHQPAEEEGGEEEEESGSVSASLASASEADSERDWEGQGTGCGSLSSEGQLSAVGPEDVVFLEHGGPDEASELKPVELDGEEGSLTRQLVRRLTSSEILPEAGALSWAGEGSRAFLESSLEEAIQSLLLRLESLGQRCRELQDLEQEVMKLEDLLKCRGPAHRSRSSSLSLTVESALESFDFLNTSDFDDEDTGDDNAAVTRSVFFDMEAERIGPGQHPEARGHLSEALTEDTGVGNSVAGSPLPLTTGNENLDVAIVIHLQYCNHLIQLLTSGGSPWQHKDHLNKLSTQILLLEELTENSIERLGSISSAADVLPGLAERPSLLALWSECSGSAGLFHTTLDRVLKHMHHSFTAPLQETHPHSADSVIRLVVSEMVDRSDLASCPCPSPSSLAQDVLTVFQFHSYATQHNVTDMEQHLLNLAREAVFAERLTYGDSERSVEELQEISITCLQPRPQTLRALGGLLTSDDPELCKAASAFLSNAASHPPFRSKAVDCYTQALSEAGVHTQRAACAALSCLQAVESINAIVSLCDSADEELRHVAIETLLTFGEDGRLAYEQLDTVPREMVRLGTRRGNAVTTAF, from the exons ATGGCGGCCGGCACTCACTCTCCTGGAGGGCCCAATGGAATCATCCGTAGCCAGTCCTTCGCCGGCTTCAGCACCCTGCAGGAGAGACGCTCACG GTGTAACTCGTTCATGGGGAACTCAGCAGTGCAGAAGAAGCCCACCTCCAAGCCCAAGAAGCCCCATCTGTCTGGGCAcaagtccagcagcagcagctcacatGAACCACAGCCTAAAAGAGTGGAGGAGGTGTATGGAGCACTGAAACAGGGCCTGGA TGAGTATTTGGAAGTACACCAGGTGGAGTTGGACAAGCTCACCTCTCTCATGAAGGATATGAAGAGGAACTCCAGATTG GGAGTGTTGTACGATCTCGACAAG CAAATTAAGACCATTGAGAGATATATGCGACGGCTCGAGTTTCACATTAGCAAG GTTGATGAGCTGTATGAGGGGTTCTGCATTCAGAGGAGGCTGCAAGAAGGAGCCAGCAAGATGAAGCAAGCCTTCACTGCCTCACCATCAACGAAGGGCACAAGAGACAGCCTGGCTGAGGTCAACCGTCGCTATAAAGAATATACAGAG AACATGAGCACTTTCGAATGGGAGCTGGAAAACCTGTTGGGGGAATTTCATATCAAAATGAAAG gtttggctggctttgctagGCTTTGTCCAGGCGATCAGTATGAG ATTTTCATGAGGTACGGTCGGCAGCGGTGGAAGCTGAAAGGGAAGATCGAGGCTAACTCCAGGCAGAGTTGGGATGGAGAGGAGATGATCTTCATGCCGCTTATCACAGATCTCATCTCAATTAAG GTGACTGAGCTGAAGGGGCTTGCCACTCATGTCCTGGTGGGCAGTGTTATCTGTGAGACAAAGGACCTGTTTACTGCTATGCCTCAGGTTGTGGCTGTGGATGTCAATGACCTGGGCACCATCAAACTGAACCTGGAGGTGACCTGGTT TCCATTTGATGTGGAGGATCTTACCCTGTCCTCTGGTAATGTGAGCAAAGCTACGGCCCTGCAGAGGCGAGTATCTGTGTACAGTCAGGGCACCCCGGAAACGCCCACTTTCCAGGACACGTCCTTCTTT TCCACTCTGCCTGATGACGTTTTTGAGAATGGTGGCTGTGGGGTGGCCGAGTGCAAGCGGCTCTCCTTCACTTTCTCTGACACCTCCACCTCCAGCCCTGGCCCTGGTCAGTCAAACCCTGAGATCACAGTCACCCCCCCTGAGACAGACCCTCAACTACAGCTCCCTCCTACAGAACATCAGCCGGCAGAGGAAGAAGgaggcgaggaggaggaggagagcggcAGTGTGAGCGCAAGCCTGGCCAGTGCTAGTGAAGCAGACTCTGAGCGGGACTGGGAGGGCCAGGGGACTGGCTGTGGCTctctgtcctctgagggccagctGTCTGCCGTTGGGCCTGAGGACGTGGTGTTCCTGGAGCACGGAGGACCTGATGAAGCCTCAGAGCTGAAGCCGGTGGAGCTGGATGGGGAAGAGGGCAGTCTGACCAggcagctggtcaggaggctgACCTCATCTGAAATCTTACCCGAGGCTGGGGCTCTGAGCTGGGCAGGAGAGGGCAGCAGAGCTTTTCTCGAGAGCAGCCTGGAGGAGGCCATCCAGAGCCTGCTGCTGAGGCTAGAGAGCCTTGGCCAGCGCTGCAGGGAGCTGCAGGACCTCGAGCAGGAAGTGATGAAATTAGAGGACCTGCTGAAG tGCCGAGGGCCTGCTCACAGGAGCCGCTCGTCCAGCCTTAGCCTGACAGTGGAGAGTGCCCTGGAGAGCTTTGACTTCCTCAACACCTCTGATTTTGATGATGAGGACACTGGGGATGACAACGCCGCTGTCACACGCTCTGTGTTCTTTGATATGGAGGCGGAAAGGATTGG GCCTGGACAGCACCCAGAGGCCAGAGGGCACCTGAGTGAAGCCCTAACGGAGGACACAGGAGTGGGCAACAGTGTGGCTGGCAGCCCTCTGCCACTCACCACAGGGAACGAGAACCTGGATGTTGCCATCGTTATTCACCTGCAGTACTGCAACCACCTCATTCAG CTGTTGACCTCAGGAGGAAGCCCATGGCAGCACAAGGATCATCTGAACAAGCTCTCAACACAAATCCTCCTTCTGGAGGAGCTCACCGAGAACAGCATAGAGCGGCTGGGCAGCATCAGCTCCGCAGCAGATG TACTACCTGGACTGGCGGAGCGACCGTCGCTGTTGGCACTGTGGTCTGAGTGCAGTGGTTCTGCTGGCCTTTTCCACACTACACTAGACCGAGTGCTCAAACACATGCATCACAGCTTTACTGCACCACTGCAGGAGACGCACCCACACAGTGCAGACTCAG TAATCAGGCTGGTAGTAAGTGAGATGGTGGACAGAAGTGACCTGGCCTCCTGCCCTTGCCCCTCCCCCTCCTCTTTGGCCCAGGATGTGCTGACAGTGTTTCAGTTCCACAGCTACGCCACCCAGCACAACGTCACAGACATGGAACAACACCTTCTGAATCTGGCCAGAGAGG CTGTGTTTGCAGAGCGTCTGACTTACGGTGATTCAGAGCGCTCTGTAGAGGAGCTGCAAGAGATATCAATCACCTGCCTTCAGCCCCGCCCACAAACCCTGCGCGCCCTGGGCGGCCTGCTGACGTCTGATGACCCTGAGCTCTGCAAGGCCGCCTCTGCCTTCCTTTCTAATGCTGCCTCACATCCACCTTTCAGATCAAAG gcagTGGATTGCTACACTCAGGCCTTATCAGAAGCGGGGGTGCACACACAGAGAGCTGCTTGTGCTGCTCTGAGCTGCCTGCAG gctgtggaGAGCATTAATGCGATCGTGTCACTGTGTGACTCGGCCGACGAAGAGCTCCGCCATGTTGCCATAGAAACTCTGCTCACATTTG